A window of the Polaribacter batillariae genome harbors these coding sequences:
- a CDS encoding T9SS type A sorting domain-containing protein — protein sequence MKTKLFYVVAFLVTSFSVNSQNLLNTNTWTVGFGSVSGFSQNGATSENSRELGRNHIGEEVVLWKATPDASSNADGGWNTSWVYGIDSNTSYRYSIWIKKTNSNDGHTYLGFYANASGSLRLNGTYNSNPYFFAGDLPKLNRWYLLVGYVHKSSHTGTTNTGGIYDGTTGEKVRTITDFKLKSTVTALRHRSYLYYDTNILDRQYFYDPRIDPINGNEPTIHELLKINNDSKIILSYDAAGNQTQNFYCGDPSYCAPPTARKQQKTIIHEEEVIAEAEPTEEIEPVYESQLTVYPNPTENKVLIRVQQELLTQIHTIRIYNTNSTLLKNLSFNKANKIEVDLTNKPAGVYFLHLHLKNGKSITKKIIKK from the coding sequence ATGAAAACAAAACTATTTTATGTGGTTGCTTTTTTGGTAACCTCATTTTCAGTAAACTCTCAAAACTTATTAAATACAAACACTTGGACGGTAGGTTTTGGTTCAGTTTCTGGTTTCAGTCAAAATGGAGCTACGTCCGAAAACAGTAGAGAATTAGGAAGAAATCATATAGGAGAAGAAGTGGTCTTATGGAAAGCCACTCCAGATGCTTCTAGTAATGCAGATGGTGGCTGGAATACAAGTTGGGTTTATGGAATAGATTCCAACACATCTTACCGATATAGTATTTGGATAAAAAAAACAAATTCTAATGATGGGCACACCTATCTTGGTTTTTACGCAAATGCTAGCGGTTCATTAAGACTGAATGGAACATATAATAGCAATCCTTATTTCTTTGCAGGAGATTTACCCAAATTGAATAGGTGGTATCTATTGGTAGGTTATGTACACAAAAGTAGTCATACAGGAACCACAAATACAGGAGGTATTTATGACGGTACAACAGGTGAAAAAGTAAGAACAATAACCGATTTTAAACTTAAAAGTACAGTTACTGCTTTAAGACATCGTTCTTATTTATATTATGATACTAATATTTTAGATAGACAATATTTTTATGACCCTAGAATAGATCCGATAAATGGTAATGAACCTACAATACATGAATTATTAAAAATAAATAACGATTCAAAAATTATACTTTCTTATGATGCTGCAGGAAATCAAACACAAAATTTCTATTGTGGAGACCCTTCTTACTGTGCACCTCCTACCGCTCGAAAACAACAAAAAACAATAATTCATGAAGAAGAGGTTATTGCTGAAGCTGAACCAACAGAAGAAATTGAACCTGTTTATGAGAGTCAACTTACTGTGTACCCAAACCCAACCGAAAATAAAGTGCTTATTCGAGTACAACAAGAATTATTAACACAAATTCATACAATTCGCATCTATAATACAAATTCTACCTTGTTAAAGAATTTATCTTTTAACAAAGCGAATAAAATCGAAGTTGATTTAACGAATAAACCTGCTGGGGTTTATTTTCTTCATCTACATTTAAAAAACGGAAAAAGCATTACAAAAAAAATTATTAAAAAATAA